One Oryza sativa Japonica Group chromosome 8, ASM3414082v1 DNA window includes the following coding sequences:
- the LOC4346354 gene encoding GDSL esterase/lipase At5g33370 has translation MGRREYSEQYHHRAGAGAGAGAAIVVVVVAVAAAVVCECEAKPRAFFVFGDSLVDSGNNNYLMTTARADSPPYGVDYPTHRATGRFSNGLNVPDIISEYLGAESVLPYLSPHLDGPKLLHGANFASAGVGILNDTGIQFANIIRIEKQLRYFNQYQDRVRGLIGGAAARRLVEGALVLITLGGNDFINNYYLVPFSARSREFALPDYVRYIIGEYGKVLRQLYHLGARRVLVTGSGPLGCAPAELATRSATGECDLELQRAAALYNLQLVRMTRELNAELGAGDVFVAVNAYRMHMDFISDPAAYGFATSKVACCGQGPYNGVGLCTALSTLCPDRSLYVFWDNFHPTERANRIIVSQFMSASPDYMHPFNLSTILAMDAATAAAAP, from the exons ATGGGGCGCCGCGAGTACAGTGAACAATATCATCATCGGGCAGGGGCAGGGGCAGGGGCAGGCGCTGCcattgtggtggtggtggtcgcagTCGCAGCAGCGGTGGTGTGCGAGTGCGAGGCGAAGCCGCGAGCCTTTTTCGTGTTTGGCGACTCGCTGGTGGACAGCGGCAACAACAACTACCtgatgacgacggcgcgggcggacTCGCCGCCCTACGGCGTGGACTACCCGACCCACCGCGCCACGGGGCGCTTCTCCAATGGCCTCAACGTCCCCGACATCATCAGCGAGTACCTCGGCGCCGAATCCGTGCTGCCTTACCTCAGCCCGCACCTGGACGGACCCAAGCTGCTCCACGGCGCCAACttcgcctccgccggcgtcggcaTCCTCAACGACACCGGCATCCAGTTT GCCAACATCATCCGCATCGAGAAGCAGCTTCGGTACTTCAATCAGTACCAGGATCGGGTGCGCGGGCTGatcggtggcgcggcggcgcggcggctggtggAGGGCGCGCTGGTGCTCATCACGCTCGGCGGCAACGACTTCATCAACAACTACTACCTGGTGCCATTCTCAGCCAGGTCCCGGGAGTTCGCGCTGCCGGACTACGTGCGCTACATCATCGGCGAGTACGGCAAGGTGCTGAGGCAGCTCTACCACCTGGGCGCCAGGCGAGTGCTGGTCACCGGCTCCGGCCCGCTGGGGTGCGCGCCGGCGGAGCTAGCCACGCGCAGCGCCACCGGCGAGTGCGACCTGGAGctgcagcgcgcggcggcgctgtACAACCTGCAGCTGGTGCGGATGACGCGGGAGCTCAACGCCGAGCTGGGCGCCGGCGACGTCTTCGTGGCCGTCAACGCCTACAGGATGCACATGGACTTCATCTCCGACCCGGCGGCGTACGGCTTCGCCACCTCCAAGGTGGCGTGCTGCGGGCAGGGCCCCTACAACGGCGTCGGCCTCTGCACCGCGCTCTCCACCCTCTGCCCCGACCGCTCCCTCTACGTCTTCTGGGACAACTTCCACCCCACCGAGAGGGCCAACCGCATCATCGTCAGCCAGTTCATGTCAGCCTCGCCCGACTACATGCACCCCTTCAACCTCTCTACCATCCTCGCCATGGACGCcgccactgctgctgctgcgccatgA
- the LOC4346355 gene encoding bifunctional TH2 protein, mitochondrial codes for MRGLLRRVYLRLPPFPPATSLYYWSRTRPAAAGPNHPIPRRMSTSSTAAAVVAEGSAARRFWIAAASREAAFAAYTPFLVSLAAGALRLDSFRQYIAQDAYFLHAFARAYEMAEECADDDDDKATIVVLRKAILRELNLHASVLQEWGVDPNKEIPPIPATTKYTDFLLATSTGKVDGGKGSDKMVTPFEKTKIAAYTVGAMTPCMRLYAYLGKELAVFLKQDENHPYKKWIETYASSDFENNALQIEELLDKLSVSLTGEELEIIGKLYQQAMRLEVEFFSAQPVDQPVVAPLSRYCGPKDKLLIFCDFDLTCTVVDSSAILAEIAILSHQKASQGGADSSLDRTKSADLRNSWNMLSNQYMEEYEQCIASLLPPEEARSLDYDQLYKGLEVLSQFEKLANSRVVDSGVLRGMNLDDIRKAGERLILQDGCKIFFQKIGKTRENLNLDVHILSYCWCADLIRSAFSSVGCLDGLNIHSNEFAFEGSVSTGHINRQMESPLDKAEKFKSIKSDVGSTGTLLSVYIGDSVGDLLCLLEADIGIVVGSSTTLRRVGKQFGVSFVPLFTGLVEKQRRIEKEESSIFKARSGILYTVSSWSEVQAFILGNDFS; via the exons atgcgcggcctcctccgccgtgtCTACCTCCGCCTCCCCCCTTTCCCTCCTGCCACCTCTCTTTATTATTGGTCAAGAACAAGACCTGCAGCTGCAGGGCCCAACCACCCCATCCCTAGGCGCATGTCGACGTCCTCTACTGCCGCGGCGGTCGTTGCCGAgggctccgccgctcgccgcttctggatcgccgccgcctcgagggaggccgccttcgccgcctaCACGCCCTTCCtcgtctccctcgccgccggggcCCTCCGCCTGGATTCCTTCCGCCAATACATCGCCCAGGATGCCTACTTCCTCCACGCCTTCGCCCGCGC CTATGAGATGGCCGAGGAGTGcgccgatgacgacgacgacaaggcCACCATCGTCGTCCTCAGGAAGGCCATCCTCCGCGAGCTCAACCTCCACGCTTCCGTCCTTCAG GAATGGGGAGTCGATCCCAACAAAGAAATCCCTCCAATCCCAGCCACAACTAAGTACACTGATTTCTTACTTGCAACTTCCACTGGAAAGGTTGATGGTGGGAAAGGTTCTGATAAAATGGTCACACCATTCGAGAAGACGAAAATTGCTGCATACACTGTTGGGGCTATGACCCCATGCATGAGGCTTTATGCGTATCTGGGCAAAGAACTTGCAGTTTTCTTGAAACAGGATGAAAATCACCCATACAAGAAATGGATTGAGACTTATGCATCCAGTGATTTTGAG AATAACGCACTCCAAATAGAAGAGTTGCTTGATAAACTAAGTGTCTCTCTAACTGGCGAGGAGCTTGAGATTATTGGGAAGCTCTACCAGCAAGCTATGAGGCTGGAAGTTGAGTTCTTCTCTGCTCAGCCAGTAGACCAACCTGTTGTAGCTCCACTCTCAAGATATTGTGGTCCGAAAGATAAGCTCTTGATATTTTGTGATTTTGATTTGACATGCACTGTTGTTGATTCATCTGCCATTTTGGCGGAGATTGCAATCTTGTCACACCAAAAGGCTAGTCAAGGTGGGGCTGATAGTTCCCTTGATCGTACAAAATCAGCGGACTTGAGAAATTCATGGAACATGCTCTCAAATCAATACATGGAAGAGTATGAGCAATGCATAGCAAGCTTGCTTCCTCCAGAAGAAG CAAGGTCACTAGACTATGATCAACTGTATAAAGGTTTGGAGGTGCTATCGCAGTTTGAGAAACTTGCAAACTCTAGGGTGGTTGATTCTGGTGTCCTGAGGGGAATGAATTTAGATGACATCCGAAAAGCTGGAGagaggcttattctgcaagatggatgcaaaattttttttcaaaagattgGCAAAACAAGGGAGAACCTCAATTTAGATGTCCATATTCTTTCCTATTGCTGGTGCGCAGATCTTATAAGGTCAGCTTTTTCATCAG TTGGTTGTCTAGACGGGCTGAACATACATTCAAATGAGTTTGCTTTTGAGGGATCTGTTTCAACTGGTCATATTAACAGACAAATGGAGTCTCCTCTGGACAAAGCTGAAAAGTTCAAGAGCATCAAAAGCGACGTGGGTAGTACAGGGACATTATTGTCAGTCTATATTGGGGACTCGGTTGGAGATTTGCTTTGCTTGTTGGAGGCAGATATTGGTATTGTTGTTGGATCAAGCACAACCTTGCGGAGAGTGGGCAAACAGTTTGGTGTTTCATTTGTTCCTCTGTTCACTGGGTTGGTAGAGAAGCAGAGGCGAATAGAAAAGGAAGAATCATCCATCTTCAAGGCACGGTCTGGAATTCTTTATACGGTTTCTAGCTGGTCGGAGGTACAGGCTTTCATCCTGGGAAATGATTTCAGCTGA
- the LOC4346356 gene encoding protein neprosin, with amino-acid sequence MAKRRRRWRRQRCCSSDPPLAVAAAALLLLLLVVVTAAPVVDAAAAGRHVVQRHLDRINKPGVRSIHSADGDIIDCVPRHKQRALDHPLLANHTVQTQPSQMPASASLLDRRQQLSRRAWQTWHHSGHCPRGTVAVRRTAAADVQRARSLALFGRKKQMRSPLPAPDVVTGNGHEHAIAYTAAEVYGARATISVWAPEIDEANGFSLSQLWILSGSFNGSDLNSIEAGWQVSPELYGDNRPRLFTYWTSDAYEATGCYNALCPGFVQTSSRIAIGASISPVSSVGGPQYDMTLLVWKDPKLGNWWLSYGDGAGGLVGYWPAELFTHLSDHATMVEWGGEVVNTHPPGSAHTATQMGSGHFAAEGFGRAAYFRNLETVDADNSLAAVPLDAIQTMAEDAGCYDIRKAYDDDDGRGGWGAHFYYGGPGHNTASCP; translated from the exons atggcgaagcggcggcggcggtggcgccggcagCGGTGCTGCTCGTCGGACCCGCCGCTAGCAGTGGCTGCTGctgcgctcctcctcctcctactcgtcgtcgtcactgcggcgccggtggtggacgccgccgctgctggccGCCACGTGGTCCAGAGGCATCTGGACAGGATCAACAAGCCGGGCGTGCGGTCCATCCACAGCGCGGACGGCGACATCATCGACTGCGTGCCTCGCCACAAGCAGCGCGCGCTCGACCATCCGCTCCTCGCCAACCACACCGTCCAGACGCAGCCGTCCCAGATGCCGGCGTCGGCGTCTCTCCTTGACCGGCGCCAGCAATTAAGCCGGCGGGCGTGGCAGACGTGGCACCACTCGGGCCACTGCCCCAGGGGCACGGTGGCCGTCCGCAGGACCGCCGCCGCGGACGTGCAGCGCGCTCGCTCCCTCGCCCTCTTCGGCCGCAAGAAGCAGATGAGGAGCCCGCTGCCGGCGCCCGACGTCGTCACCGGCAACGGCCATGAG CACGCGATCGCGtacacggcggcggaggtgtaCGGGGCGCGGGCAACCATCAGCGTGTGGGCACCGGAGATCGACGAGGCCAATGGCTTCAGCCTCTCCCAGCTCTGGATCCTCTCCGGCTCCTTCAACGGCTCCGACCTCAACAGCATCGAGGCCGGATGGCag GTCAGCCCTGAGCTGTATGGGGACAACAGGCCGAGGCTCTTCACCTACTGGACA aGCGACGCTTACGAGGCGACGGGGTGCTACAACGCTCTGTGCCCGGGGTTCGTGCAGACGAGCTCGCGGATCGCCATCGGAGCCTCCATCTCGCCGGTGTCGTCGGTGGGAGGGCCACAGTACGACATGACGCTCCTGGTGTGGAAGGACCCCAAGCTCGGCAACTGGTGGCTCAgctacggcgacggcgccggcggcctcgtcgGCTACTGGCCCGCCGAGCTCTTCACCCACCTCTCCGACCACGCCACCATGGTCGAGTGGGGCGGCGAGGTCGTCAACACCCACCCGCCCGGCTCCGCCCACACCGCCACGCAGATGGGCTCCGGCCACTTCGCCGCCGAGGGCTTCGGCCGGGCCGCCTACTTCCGCAACCTCGAGACGGTGGACGCCGACAACAGCCTCGCCGCGGTACCCCTCGACGCCATCCAGACAATGGCGGAGGACGCCGGCTGCTACGACATCCGCAAGgcctacgacgacgacgacggccgagGCGGATGGGGCGCACACTTCTACTACGGCGGCCCAGGCCACAATACGGCCTCTTGCCCCTAA